Within the Mycobacterium gordonae genome, the region CCGCGCAATGCGAAAATCCCGTCCTGCGCGCCGGCGGCGCTTCCCCGGGCCAAGAGGCCGTGATCCGCCTCGTTGGAGCTGAGGCTATTTCGGCCTGGACATCCCGGTTCGCGCCGCTGCCGACAGCAACGTCGAACCCGCGTCACCGGCCACCACGGTGCCCGAACTGGGGCCCGCAACACGAAAAACCGAAGCACGGCAAACGAATTCACGCCGGCATCAACCCGCCATAACTAGCCTCGAGCAGCTCGCCGACACCGGTCACACCGGCTGGAGGTGACACCCACCAACACCGACCGCAAACTACCCTTCTAATCCCACCACATCGAAGGATTGCCCGCTACACCACTCCCAGGGACTGGACCAAGAGCAGTAAATTCTGATCGGTCGAAACCTCGACCCGCCACCCCGCGCTATCCAACCCACTGCGGGGAATCACACTCGGCCGCTCCTGCACCACGTACGGACTAGGCTAGACGCCGGGTCGCCAGGGGCATGCTCGATCGGGTGCGCGGCTGCCGGCGATTCGTCAAGCGGCGCTTCGAGGGGGTGGGTGGGAATGTGTGTTTCCAGCCGTGGCTCGGTGTGTGGCGCCGAACTGGGTTCGCGGGGTGCGCGCGCGGCCGGCGCAGGCTCCGGTGGCGGCTCGTGCACCGCAGGCCGCTCGACCGGGGCTTCCACCGCGGTCGGCTTGACCTCCGCGGCCGGCATGCCCGGCCGTGACGGGGGACCGAGGCCGTCGGGATGTTCGGTCGGCATCGCCCCACGTTGCGGCGGCTCCGGGCCTGACGGGGGCCGCGGCGGTTCGACCGTCGTCGCGGGAATGCGATCCAGATCAGCAGCGGCCTTGCCTGCCTGCGAACCGATCTCACCGCCGACTTCGCCGACTCGCCCGAGCAGCCCGCTGCCGTCGCGCACCGTCGCACCAAGCGCGGACTCCAGTCCGGCGCCCGCCTCACTCGCCCGCGCCGAGGTCTCGGCGGCGGTCACCGCAGGCTTGGTCTCTCCCGCGCCCGGAATGAAGAATTGCGCGACATCCCCGATGTTGCGGCCCAGCCCCCGCAGCGGGTGATCGGAATTCCAGTCGTCGTAGGCGATGAGCCGATTGCCCAGCGTGACTGCCTCAGACGGATATGTCGCCGCCAGCAGGGCCGCCGCCGGCGGGGCCAGCATGCCAGCCGCCAGCGCCGCTCCCGTCCACGCCTTGCCCGCCCCTTTCGGGTCGTAGAGGAACCGCGACGGCGACAGCTCTTCAGCGCCTTGGACGGCAGGCGCAGCACTGTGAAAGACTCCGACCTCGATATCGATGAAGCCATTGGCGACCGGGGCCACCACCGGAAATTCCCTGCTGATCCAGCGCTGCAGTCCGTCAGCGGCCGAATCGATCACCCCCAGGCCCCGCTCGAACTGCCGGCCAGCGGCATCGGCTTCATCGCGCACATGACCGAGCAGCACGTCGATGTCATGAGCCACAGCCTTGATCGCACCCAAGGGATCGCCGTCTCTGAAAGCCGAGAAGGCCAGTCCGGCCAAGCCCATGGGGCTCAAGTGATTCAGCAGATCCCGGACGGTGTTCTGGGTGCTTTCCACCTTCCCCGCAAACGAATTCAGCGCGTCGGCCACCTGATGACACTGGCCCCCAATATCAACCATGCCCAGACCCAGCTGATTGATCGCGGCCACCATCTTGTCCGACTCCGGCAGGCCCGTGACCGCACTGCGGGTCCCGGCCAACTCACCGGCCGTCTGCTTCAACGCGTCACCATAGGTCCGCCATGCCTGCGGCCCGGCCCGCATCGACGCCGGATCCCAGTCCGGCCATCCATAGCCCACGAACGCCGCCACGAACGCCCACAACGCAGGTGCGGCCTTCGACTTCGACGTCGCCGGACGGGACGCGATAAACGCCGGAGCCAGACACCTGCTCAAGCGCGGCTACCGGTGAAGAAATAGCCGAGAGCTGCCGGCCGATATCGCTCAGACCCGAGTTGAAGATCCGGGAAAGGTGTTATCCAGGTTCAGTTCCGGCCGTTGCCGCTGTCAGGATCGGCTCCGAACTGCGCCGGCCTCGAGGGCAACGCACGAGAGCTGTCAGGAAAGGGTGGCCCGCACGCACACCGTGACGTACGGCAGCGCCAACCCGGCGGAGTTCGCCAGCGCCGGGTGGGTGGCCAGCAGTTCGCGGACCTTGCCGAGGGTCCGGGTGCGCACCTCGGCCGGCGAGTTGATGCAGTAGGTGCGCGAGGCGACCAGATCGATAAGTGCCTGTGGCGTCAGGTAATTGGTCCACTCGACCTGGTGGCGCTGCACGTCGGTGAACGGCTCGCGCAGCGTCGCGCGGTCGCGCAGCGGGTCCTCGTCGCGGCCGATGATCTCGCCCAACTCGCGCACCCAGCCCAGCCGCTCGTCGCGGGTGTTCCACACCAGGCCCAGCCGTCCGCCCGGCCGCAACACCCGCGCCACCTCCGGAATCGCGCGCGCCGGGTCCACCCAGTGCCATGCCTGGGCGACGAGCACCGCGTCAACGCTGTTGTCCGGCAACGGAATCTCTTCGGCCGTCCCCAGCAGTGCGCGGGTGTCAGGCAGCGAAGCGCTCAGGACTTCCAGCATCTCGGGAACCGGATCGACGGCCACCACGTCCAGCCCGCGTTCGACCAGCCGGGTGGTCAGCTTGCCGGTGCCCGCGCCCAGGTCGAGTACCTGGCGCGCGCCTGCGGGCAGCAGCCAATCGATGGCGTCGGGCGGATAGGTCGGGCGGCCCCGCTCGTAGGCGGCCGCCGCCGAGCCGAACGACAGCGATCGGTCACGCCTGGAGCGGGTCACCGCGAACACGCGCCTTGGGCGAGCGCCAGGTCCAGGGTCTCGCGAATCAACACACCGACGGCGTCGGACTCGACCAGGAAACCGTCGTGCCCACTGATCGACTTCACGACTCGCGCACCGGCGCAGCCCGGCAGCAGCTCGGCCAACTCGTCCTGCAACCGCAGCGGGTAGAGCCGGTCCGAAGTGACCCCACCGACCACCGCCGGCACCGGGCACCCGGTGAGTGCTGCGTGCAGGCCGCCGCGTCCGCGTCCGACGTCGTGGCTGTTAAGCGCCTCGGTCAG harbors:
- a CDS encoding WXG100-like domain-containing protein codes for the protein MSRCLAPAFIASRPATSKSKAAPALWAFVAAFVGYGWPDWDPASMRAGPQAWRTYGDALKQTAGELAGTRSAVTGLPESDKMVAAINQLGLGMVDIGGQCHQVADALNSFAGKVESTQNTVRDLLNHLSPMGLAGLAFSAFRDGDPLGAIKAVAHDIDVLLGHVRDEADAAGRQFERGLGVIDSAADGLQRWISREFPVVAPVANGFIDIEVGVFHSAAPAVQGAEELSPSRFLYDPKGAGKAWTGAALAAGMLAPPAAALLAATYPSEAVTLGNRLIAYDDWNSDHPLRGLGRNIGDVAQFFIPGAGETKPAVTAAETSARASEAGAGLESALGATVRDGSGLLGRVGEVGGEIGSQAGKAAADLDRIPATTVEPPRPPSGPEPPQRGAMPTEHPDGLGPPSRPGMPAAEVKPTAVEAPVERPAVHEPPPEPAPAARAPREPSSAPHTEPRLETHIPTHPLEAPLDESPAAAHPIEHAPGDPASSLVRTWCRSGRV
- a CDS encoding class I SAM-dependent methyltransferase translates to MTRSRRDRSLSFGSAAAAYERGRPTYPPDAIDWLLPAGARQVLDLGAGTGKLTTRLVERGLDVVAVDPVPEMLEVLSASLPDTRALLGTAEEIPLPDNSVDAVLVAQAWHWVDPARAIPEVARVLRPGGRLGLVWNTRDERLGWVRELGEIIGRDEDPLRDRATLREPFTDVQRHQVEWTNYLTPQALIDLVASRTYCINSPAEVRTRTLGKVRELLATHPALANSAGLALPYVTVCVRATLS